A window from Alkalicoccobacillus plakortidis encodes these proteins:
- a CDS encoding NAD(P)-dependent oxidoreductase yields the protein MKKVGFIGLGTMGLPMAKHLIDTGYETFVVSRSRGPIEEAISYGAKEAKTPKQLMETCDIVMTCLPVPKTIEDVYEGEDGLIAGASPGKVVIDHSTVDRQTNERVQALLREKGTGFMDAPVSGGPMGAVAGSLTIMCGGEEQTFMLAEPVMKSYGAYIVHVGPIGSGTVIKLLNNMLIGVHQAALAECYVMAEKAGVDPAIAYDLIQKSAGFSKSMDWAVDAILDREFDARFSINLLDKDIGLALELANEINMPLDMVKLGAEKVALAKEKYGHQDVSAIVRPLEEKTGVILKRHTKEK from the coding sequence ATGAAAAAAGTAGGTTTTATTGGTTTAGGTACGATGGGTTTACCAATGGCAAAACATCTAATTGATACGGGATATGAAACATTTGTAGTTAGCAGAAGTCGAGGTCCAATTGAGGAAGCCATTTCATATGGTGCAAAGGAAGCTAAAACACCAAAGCAGTTAATGGAAACGTGTGATATTGTCATGACTTGTTTACCTGTACCAAAAACGATTGAAGATGTGTATGAGGGAGAAGACGGTCTGATCGCCGGAGCATCTCCAGGTAAGGTTGTGATTGATCATTCAACTGTTGACCGACAAACAAATGAAAGAGTGCAAGCATTACTTAGAGAAAAGGGCACCGGTTTTATGGATGCTCCAGTAAGTGGAGGTCCAATGGGGGCAGTTGCCGGAAGCTTAACGATTATGTGTGGTGGCGAAGAGCAAACTTTTATGCTTGCTGAGCCGGTGATGAAATCTTACGGGGCATATATCGTTCATGTTGGGCCAATAGGAAGTGGCACAGTTATTAAACTGCTTAATAATATGTTAATTGGCGTACACCAAGCAGCACTAGCAGAATGTTATGTAATGGCTGAAAAAGCAGGTGTAGACCCTGCCATAGCGTATGATTTAATTCAAAAAAGTGCGGGATTTTCAAAAAGTATGGATTGGGCGGTAGATGCCATACTTGATCGGGAGTTTGATGCGAGATTTTCAATAAACTTACTTGATAAGGATATTGGACTAGCATTGGAACTAGCAAATGAAATTAATATGCCTTTAGATATGGTTAAGCTTGGTGCGGAGAAAGTAGCGCTTGCTAAGGAGAAATACGGACATCAAGATGTTAGTGCCATTGTTCGTCCATTAGAAGAAAAAACCGGTGTTATTTTAAAGCGACACACGAAAGAAAAATAA
- a CDS encoding YlaH-like family protein, whose protein sequence is MKDNISQADLGQYSWLMQQTAEHPWLGFWTCIVTVILGILVFKLGFAQKLPLLKSIIIYAMLVVGCFFLWTMEFAFGAPIMAVLAISAVFLGGYRYRLYLHRKQNEHGELHS, encoded by the coding sequence ATGAAAGACAATATCAGCCAAGCTGACCTGGGTCAATATTCATGGCTTATGCAGCAAACAGCAGAACATCCTTGGTTGGGTTTTTGGACATGTATAGTAACCGTAATACTTGGAATTCTCGTTTTTAAGCTTGGTTTTGCTCAGAAGCTGCCATTACTAAAATCAATTATTATTTATGCGATGTTAGTAGTAGGTTGTTTCTTTCTTTGGACGATGGAGTTTGCATTTGGAGCTCCGATCATGGCAGTGCTAGCGATATCGGCTGTATTTCTTGGCGGATATCGTTATCGTCTGTACCTTCATCGAAAGCAGAACGAGCACGGGGAATTACACTCATAA
- a CDS encoding aminotransferase class I/II-fold pyridoxal phosphate-dependent enzyme, with amino-acid sequence MPRSQHVTPIFTGVKEHAQKKPVQFHIPGHKQGSGMEPEFRQFIGENALSIDMINIAPLDDLHHPSGIIKEAQGLAAEAFGADYTFFSVQGTSGAIMTMIMSVCKPGEKLIVPRNVHKSIMSAIIFSGAMPIFIHPEIDATHGISHGVTVSSAEKALEAHPDAKGILVINPTYFGIAGDLEQIVQLAHSYSIPVLVDEAHGVHIHFHDELPLSAMQAGADMAATSVHKLGGSLTQSSILNIKEGLVSAKRVQAIISMLTTTSTSYLLLSSLDAARKQLAINGEALLTETIQLAEKARAQINKINGLVCLGDSLLSLQSAHSYDPTKLIISLKGLGISGHDAEVWLRENFTIEVELSDLYNILCIVSFGDTEEKMNILIHALETMSEQFNLTNQPTHSSFPILVPDVPTLALSPRDAFYSEVESVAFAESAGRIIAEFIMVYPPGIPILIPGEIITPENLDYVQKNLEAGLPVQGPEDETLQTLLVIKEQHAIR; translated from the coding sequence TTGCCCAGATCACAACATGTAACACCAATATTCACAGGTGTTAAAGAACATGCACAAAAAAAACCCGTTCAATTTCATATCCCTGGACATAAACAAGGATCTGGAATGGAACCTGAATTTAGGCAGTTTATTGGAGAAAATGCCTTGTCGATAGATATGATTAATATAGCCCCTCTTGATGACCTTCATCATCCTTCTGGAATTATAAAGGAAGCGCAAGGTTTGGCTGCTGAAGCGTTTGGAGCCGATTACACATTTTTTTCTGTACAGGGCACTAGCGGAGCAATTATGACAATGATTATGTCTGTTTGTAAACCAGGTGAAAAACTGATTGTACCACGAAATGTCCATAAATCGATTATGTCTGCGATTATTTTTTCAGGAGCAATGCCGATATTTATTCACCCTGAGATTGATGCGACTCATGGAATTTCTCATGGTGTGACTGTATCATCTGCTGAGAAGGCTCTCGAAGCTCATCCTGATGCTAAAGGAATACTGGTCATCAACCCGACTTATTTTGGTATTGCAGGTGATTTGGAACAAATTGTTCAACTTGCGCACTCTTATTCCATTCCCGTATTAGTAGATGAGGCTCATGGTGTTCATATTCATTTTCATGACGAGTTGCCACTCTCTGCAATGCAAGCAGGCGCTGATATGGCTGCAACAAGTGTTCATAAGCTTGGAGGTTCACTAACTCAAAGCTCCATTTTAAACATAAAAGAAGGTCTTGTCTCCGCAAAACGAGTTCAGGCAATTATTAGTATGCTGACAACAACTTCTACATCGTATTTACTTTTATCGTCTTTAGATGCTGCTAGAAAACAACTAGCCATTAATGGTGAGGCTTTACTTACCGAAACTATCCAATTAGCAGAAAAAGCTCGTGCGCAAATTAACAAAATTAATGGATTGGTCTGTTTAGGTGATTCATTACTGTCACTACAATCCGCACATTCATATGATCCAACTAAATTAATTATTTCATTAAAAGGTTTAGGTATCTCAGGACATGATGCTGAGGTATGGTTGCGCGAGAATTTCACAATAGAAGTAGAACTTTCAGATCTATATAATATTCTTTGCATCGTTTCTTTTGGTGATACTGAAGAAAAAATGAATATACTCATTCACGCGTTAGAAACAATGTCTGAGCAATTTAATTTGACAAATCAACCGACTCACAGTTCATTCCCAATTCTTGTACCTGATGTACCAACTCTTGCGTTATCACCAAGAGATGCGTTCTATTCTGAGGTAGAAAGTGTTGCTTTTGCGGAATCTGCCGGTCGAATTATCGCAGAGTTTATTATGGTTTATCCCCCAGGCATCCCAATTTTGATTCCTGGAGAGATTATCACTCCTGAGAATCTAGACTATGTGCAAAAAAATCTAGAAGCTGGCTTGCCTGTACAAGGTCCAGAAGATGAAACGCTACAAACATTACTTGTTATTAAAGAACAACATGCGATTCGCTAA
- a CDS encoding YlaI family protein: protein MRVKCVLCDRIDELDDLKPLAKKLRNRPLHTYMCETCEKRIKQKTVERIGENSSN from the coding sequence ATGAGAGTCAAATGTGTTTTATGTGACCGAATTGATGAACTTGATGATCTTAAACCATTAGCAAAAAAACTTCGCAATCGTCCTCTTCATACATATATGTGCGAAACGTGCGAAAAGCGTATTAAACAAAAAACAGTAGAACGAATCGGAGAAAATTCTTCCAATTAA
- a CDS encoding peptidyl-prolyl cis-trans isomerase produces the protein MNEFVFFIEGEITRPLTIDPTVWIFDERKVDLESYFDQLDTMDDELTTYQKTISAQWDKERLEGSEPPNPNHNGNKIRYNKQRIINGSFGMPLKPFLQNSQPLESASSLIIETETGESHSCTLEEGFKLIVGFSKDGKPLKENGPVHLYYGDGSNAEEPITHVKRLIIKA, from the coding sequence TTGAATGAATTTGTATTTTTTATTGAAGGTGAGATTACACGCCCTTTAACCATTGATCCAACCGTATGGATATTCGATGAACGAAAGGTCGATCTAGAATCTTACTTTGATCAACTTGACACGATGGATGATGAACTAACCACCTATCAAAAAACGATCTCTGCCCAATGGGATAAGGAACGTTTGGAAGGCTCTGAACCTCCAAATCCTAACCACAATGGTAACAAAATTCGATATAACAAACAGAGAATAATTAACGGTTCTTTTGGGATGCCGCTAAAGCCATTTTTGCAAAATTCACAGCCTCTGGAAAGCGCTTCATCTCTGATCATTGAAACAGAAACGGGTGAATCACATTCCTGTACACTTGAAGAGGGCTTTAAATTAATTGTTGGATTCTCAAAAGACGGTAAACCGTTAAAAGAAAATGGTCCTGTCCACCTTTATTATGGCGATGGATCAAATGCAGAAGAACCGATTACCCATGTAAAACGTTTGATTATTAAGGCTTAG
- a CDS encoding inositol monophosphatase family protein yields MADWNELGKVARKWTYEAAEQIKRALANPFKVEAKSGPDDLVTEVDKNTEAFFYQKIKETYPDHSFLGEEGTAEKIHSTDGIVWIIDPIDGTMNFVQQKIKFAISIGIFEDGVGKVGLVYDVMADEMFYAVQGQGAYVNQLELVAGKERPLNESIVGLNARWLAETNHPHANPLMALVRDSRSVRSYGSAAIEMAYVAADRLDAYVSVNLSPWDYAGASVLLEEMGYCTSSFSGKALSLLEGGTVIAAKQHYKEKLYLLM; encoded by the coding sequence ATGGCTGATTGGAATGAACTTGGAAAAGTAGCTCGGAAGTGGACATATGAGGCAGCAGAACAAATTAAACGTGCATTAGCAAATCCTTTTAAGGTTGAAGCAAAATCAGGTCCAGATGACTTGGTGACTGAAGTGGATAAAAATACGGAAGCGTTTTTTTATCAAAAGATAAAAGAAACTTATCCTGATCATTCGTTTTTAGGAGAAGAAGGAACCGCTGAGAAGATTCATTCTACAGATGGAATTGTCTGGATCATTGACCCGATTGATGGGACGATGAACTTTGTCCAACAAAAAATCAAATTTGCTATTTCCATCGGTATTTTTGAAGATGGAGTTGGTAAAGTCGGTCTTGTATATGATGTAATGGCAGATGAAATGTTTTATGCAGTCCAGGGGCAAGGAGCCTATGTGAACCAATTAGAGTTAGTTGCTGGAAAAGAAAGACCATTAAATGAATCAATTGTAGGGCTTAATGCACGTTGGTTAGCCGAAACAAATCACCCTCATGCTAATCCTTTAATGGCATTAGTGAGGGACTCGAGAAGTGTTCGTTCTTATGGTTCAGCTGCAATTGAAATGGCCTATGTGGCAGCTGATCGACTTGATGCGTATGTAAGTGTGAATTTATCACCGTGGGATTATGCGGGTGCATCCGTATTGTTAGAAGAAATGGGTTATTGCACCTCTTCTTTTTCAGGGAAAGCACTCTCGCTACTTGAGGGAGGTACAGTTATCGCAGCCAAACAGCATTACAAAGAGAAATTGTATCTGCTTATGTAG
- a CDS encoding polysaccharide deacetylase family protein, translated as MKKTMIYGSMSMLMLAACNSASQEADTPEITEEEPDQQQEQPEEVEEPTEEIDPDDSDEQEDSEEVVEEVEPEYEINDVIWTVDPLEDANPEVVLATFDDAPDKHAVEMAQTLKENNVQAIFFVNGHFLNTDEEKEKLKEIHNMGFPIGNHTMTHQDLKSLSEEEQYEEIVEVSDTVEEIIGERPRFFRAPFGSNTDYSKELVAEEGMTLMNWTYGYDWESEYQDADALADIMVNSEFLQNGANLLMHDRDWTNEALPTIIDGLREQGYEFVDPDLIK; from the coding sequence ATGAAAAAAACAATGATCTATGGATCAATGAGCATGTTGATGCTAGCTGCTTGTAATTCTGCATCTCAAGAAGCGGATACACCTGAAATAACCGAAGAAGAGCCAGATCAACAGCAGGAGCAGCCTGAAGAGGTAGAAGAGCCAACAGAAGAAATAGATCCAGATGATAGTGATGAACAAGAGGATAGTGAAGAAGTAGTAGAAGAAGTAGAGCCGGAGTATGAGATTAATGATGTTATCTGGACGGTTGATCCACTTGAGGATGCAAATCCTGAAGTAGTACTTGCAACATTTGATGATGCACCGGATAAACATGCCGTTGAGATGGCACAAACCTTAAAAGAAAATAATGTTCAAGCTATCTTTTTTGTAAATGGACATTTTTTAAATACGGATGAAGAAAAAGAAAAGCTTAAGGAAATACATAATATGGGCTTTCCCATTGGGAACCATACAATGACACATCAAGATCTAAAGTCGTTATCTGAAGAAGAACAGTATGAAGAGATTGTTGAGGTTAGTGACACCGTAGAAGAGATTATTGGAGAGCGTCCTCGTTTTTTCCGTGCACCATTTGGCTCTAACACAGATTATTCAAAAGAGCTTGTTGCAGAAGAGGGTATGACCTTAATGAATTGGACATATGGTTATGACTGGGAATCAGAGTATCAAGATGCAGATGCACTAGCAGATATCATGGTGAACAGTGAATTCCTCCAGAATGGGGCTAACCTATTAATGCATGATCGAGATTGGACAAATGAAGCACTTCCGACTATTATCGATGGACTCCGTGAACAAGGATATGAATTTGTTGACCCTGACTTGATTAAATAA
- a CDS encoding UPF0223 family protein yields MNMPISLDWSTEEVVDVIHFFQGVEEAHQKAGISRDDLLSRYRRFKEIVPSKSEEKQVCKEFDEEAGVSCYRAVQAAKAGETERVRL; encoded by the coding sequence ATGAACATGCCAATATCACTAGACTGGTCTACAGAAGAAGTAGTAGATGTCATTCATTTTTTTCAAGGAGTAGAGGAGGCGCATCAAAAAGCTGGAATTAGTCGTGACGATTTACTAAGTCGTTACCGTCGATTCAAAGAGATTGTGCCTTCTAAGAGTGAAGAAAAACAAGTATGTAAGGAGTTTGACGAGGAGGCAGGTGTTTCCTGTTATCGTGCCGTTCAAGCAGCCAAAGCAGGGGAGACTGAACGAGTTAGATTATGA
- a CDS encoding YlaN family protein has product MSIKVMTSQAEKAYTLLQSDAEKIRKLIEVQLENLTMPQCPLYEEVLDTRMFGLSREIDFAVRLGLVEEDQGKQILSELERRLADLHDLTIKR; this is encoded by the coding sequence ATGTCGATTAAGGTGATGACAAGCCAGGCTGAGAAAGCATATACACTTCTGCAGTCTGACGCAGAAAAGATACGCAAGCTTATTGAAGTTCAGTTGGAGAATCTAACGATGCCTCAATGCCCCCTCTACGAAGAAGTACTTGATACTCGTATGTTTGGGCTTTCACGTGAAATTGATTTTGCTGTTCGTCTTGGATTGGTTGAAGAAGATCAAGGAAAACAAATTCTTAGTGAATTAGAACGCAGACTAGCCGATTTACACGATTTAACAATTAAAAGGTAA
- a CDS encoding YlaF family protein: protein MKKENLLFLLLAAITVACIMSIGIAVAERSILIALLAVVGVILAMGLGFTLKKRIRENNQSEVN, encoded by the coding sequence TTGAAAAAAGAGAATCTATTGTTTTTATTACTAGCAGCCATTACTGTAGCGTGTATTATGAGTATTGGAATTGCAGTCGCTGAAAGAAGTATTCTTATCGCTCTTCTTGCAGTTGTCGGCGTCATCTTGGCAATGGGCCTTGGATTTACTCTAAAGAAACGTATCCGTGAAAATAATCAATCTGAAGTGAACTAA